A DNA window from Jaculus jaculus isolate mJacJac1 chromosome 1, mJacJac1.mat.Y.cur, whole genome shotgun sequence contains the following coding sequences:
- the Tmem208 gene encoding transmembrane protein 208 isoform X2, whose product MAPKGKVGTRGKKQIFEENKETLKFYLRIILGANAIYCLVTLVVFYSSASFWAWVALGFSLAVYGASYHSMSSMARAAFSEDGSLMDGGMDLNMEQGMAE is encoded by the exons ATGGCG CCCAAGGGTAAAGTGGGCACCAGAGGAAAGAAACAGATATTTGAAGAGAACAAAGAGACTCTGAAGTTCTACCTGCGGATCATACTGGGGGCAAAT GCCATTTACTGCCTTGTAACCTTGGTTGTCTTCTACTCATCTGCCTCATTTTGGGCCTGG GTGGCCCTGGGTTTTAGTTTGGCTGTATATGGGGCCAGTTACCACTCTATGAGCTCGATGGCTCGGGCAGCCTTCTCTGAGGATGGGTCCTTGATGGATGGTGGCATGGACCTCAACATGGAACAGGGCATGGCAGAGTGA
- the Tmem208 gene encoding transmembrane protein 208 isoform X1, with product MAPKGKVGTRGKKQIFEENKETLKFYLRIILGANAIYCLVTLVVFYSSASFWAWVALGFSLAVYGASYHSMSSMARAAFSEDGSLMDGGMDLNMEQGMAEHLKDVILLTAIVQVLSCFSLYIWSFWLLAPGRALYLLWVNVLGPWFTADSGTPAPEHNEKRQRRQERRQMKRL from the exons ATGGCG CCCAAGGGTAAAGTGGGCACCAGAGGAAAGAAACAGATATTTGAAGAGAACAAAGAGACTCTGAAGTTCTACCTGCGGATCATACTGGGGGCAAAT GCCATTTACTGCCTTGTAACCTTGGTTGTCTTCTACTCATCTGCCTCATTTTGGGCCTGG GTGGCCCTGGGTTTTAGTTTGGCTGTATATGGGGCCAGTTACCACTCTATGAGCTCGATGGCTCGGGCAGCCTTCTCTGAGGATGGGTCCTTGATGGATGGTGGCATGGACCTCAACATGGAACAGGGCATGGCAGA GCACCTTAAGGATGTGATCCTGCTGACAGCCATTGTGCAGGTGCTCAGCTGCTTCTCCCTCTACATCTGGTCCTTCTGGCTTCTG GCTCCAGGCCGGGCCCTTTACCTCCTGTGGGTGAATGTGCTGGGTCCCTGGTTCACAGCAGATAGTGGAACTCCAGCACCAGAACACAATGAGAAGCGGCAGCGGCGACAGGAGCGGCGACAGATGAAACGGTTATAG